A genome region from Candidatus Sericytochromatia bacterium includes the following:
- a CDS encoding DUF1365 domain-containing protein: MMESCLYEGAVWHRRHHPVTHWFQRRLFMVYLDLAELDQVFRGRWLWSTTRPALAWFRRGDQFGDPAVPLDTAVRDLVEAQTGTRPSGPIRLLTHLRYFGFVFNPVSFYYCYSPDGQQVETVVADVSNTPWGERHLYVLPAQPGEAMRFKLRKVFHVSPFMPMDVDYDWRFTPPGRRLAVHMVNQREGSRLFEATLVLSRRAIDGRSLRRMLWRHPAMTMMVFAGIYTEAFRLWRKRTPFYAHPRHGSA, translated from the coding sequence CTGATGGAGAGTTGCCTCTACGAGGGGGCGGTCTGGCACCGGCGCCACCATCCGGTCACGCACTGGTTTCAGCGCCGCCTGTTCATGGTCTATCTCGACCTGGCCGAACTGGACCAGGTCTTCCGCGGGCGCTGGCTCTGGTCGACCACGCGCCCGGCGCTGGCCTGGTTCCGTCGCGGCGACCAGTTCGGGGATCCGGCCGTGCCGCTGGATACGGCGGTGCGCGACCTGGTGGAAGCGCAAACGGGGACACGCCCCAGCGGCCCCATCCGGCTGCTCACGCACCTGCGCTACTTCGGCTTCGTCTTCAACCCGGTCAGCTTCTACTACTGCTACTCACCCGACGGCCAGCAGGTCGAGACGGTGGTGGCCGACGTCAGCAACACGCCCTGGGGCGAGCGGCACCTGTACGTCCTGCCGGCCCAGCCCGGTGAGGCCATGCGCTTCAAGCTGCGCAAGGTCTTTCACGTCTCGCCATTCATGCCGATGGACGTGGACTACGACTGGCGCTTCACCCCACCCGGACGGCGGCTGGCCGTGCACATGGTCAATCAGCGCGAGGGCAGTCGCCTGTTCGAGGCGACGCTGGTGCTATCGCGACGGGCGATCGACGGGCGATCGCTGCGCCGGATGCTCTGGCGCCATCCCGCCATGACCATGATGGTGTTCGCCGGCATCTACACCGAAGCCTTCCGCTTGTGGCGCAAGCGCACCCCATTCTACGCGCACCCACGCCACGGGTCCGCCTAA